A section of the Anabaena cylindrica PCC 7122 genome encodes:
- a CDS encoding AAA family ATPase — translation MNSFEHITIQGYRRLFNVQVDMHDRPLTAMIGANGVGKTSLLEIFSLLAASANAQLANKISELGGLTDIITRDKSNSIAISLSMSVPGYAPLDYHLEVALKGLTYEIAIETLTQQNHKGASHPFKHIDSRGSDVKYFNTEDEKLLRPNWDHNPLETSLAQVPKMYQDPENLRKRLASCTFYGALNVAPKSPVRLPQSMRPATLPGANGEDLVSCLYYLRETDSELFEIIEDTLAAAFPDFERLAFPPVAAGTITMTWKDKNFSKPLYMHQLSEGTLRFIWLVTLLQSPDLTAVTLIDEPEVSLHPELLQLLAHLMREATQRTQLIIATHSDRLIRFLEPKEVLVCDAEDGLTTMNWGDTFNLEHWLEDYSLDQIWAMNLIGGRP, via the coding sequence ATGAACTCATTTGAGCATATAACTATTCAAGGTTATCGTCGCTTGTTTAATGTACAAGTCGATATGCATGATCGTCCTCTGACAGCCATGATTGGTGCTAATGGTGTAGGTAAAACTTCTTTGTTAGAAATTTTTTCACTTTTAGCAGCATCTGCTAATGCTCAATTAGCAAACAAAATTTCAGAATTAGGTGGACTAACTGATATTATTACTCGTGATAAAAGCAATAGTATAGCTATTTCTTTGTCCATGAGTGTACCAGGATATGCACCACTTGATTACCACTTGGAAGTTGCTCTAAAAGGTTTAACATATGAAATTGCTATAGAAACACTAACGCAACAAAATCATAAGGGCGCTTCTCATCCCTTCAAGCACATTGATTCGCGTGGATCAGATGTTAAGTATTTTAATACAGAGGATGAAAAGCTATTACGTCCAAATTGGGATCATAATCCCTTGGAAACTTCTCTCGCTCAAGTTCCTAAAATGTATCAAGATCCTGAAAACCTACGTAAACGATTAGCTTCCTGTACATTTTACGGTGCATTGAATGTTGCGCCTAAAAGTCCAGTTCGTTTACCACAATCAATGCGTCCCGCAACATTACCTGGTGCTAATGGAGAAGATTTAGTTTCTTGTCTTTATTATTTACGAGAGACGGACTCAGAACTATTTGAGATTATTGAGGATACCCTTGCTGCTGCTTTTCCAGATTTTGAGCGTTTAGCATTTCCTCCAGTAGCAGCAGGAACTATCACAATGACTTGGAAAGATAAAAATTTTTCTAAGCCTCTTTATATGCACCAACTTTCTGAAGGAACTTTGCGGTTTATTTGGTTAGTGACATTGTTACAAAGTCCAGATTTAACTGCCGTCACTCTTATTGATGAACCAGAAGTTAGTTTACACCCAGAATTATTGCAACTACTAGCTCATTTAATGCGAGAAGCTACCCAGAGAACTCAGCTAATTATTGCTACCCATTCAGATAGATTAATCCGATTTTTAGAACCTAAAGAAGTGCTTGTTTGTGATGCAGAAGATGGCTTAACTACTATGAATTGGGGTGATACTTTTAATTTAGAACATTGGTTAGAAGATTATAGTTTAGATCAAATTTGGGCAATGAATTTAATCGGTGGTCGTCCATGA
- a CDS encoding DUF4276 family protein yields the protein MKIAILVEGETEKAFKPILQNFLISRLQQRMPKLKFLPHNGRIPKGEKLKRVVESLLNQDDYDAVIALTDVYTGTNDFQDAADAKAKMKDWVGNHPNFYPHVAQHDFEAWLLPYWSRIKDLAKSNKSAPGGLPEQVNHGNPPSYRIKEIFETGKCQCSYNKIRDAARILKNQDLIVSVNQCPELKAFINTILSLCEVELIP from the coding sequence ATGAAGATAGCTATTTTAGTTGAAGGTGAAACAGAAAAAGCTTTTAAGCCAATTTTACAAAATTTCCTTATATCTCGCTTGCAACAACGAATGCCTAAGCTTAAGTTTCTGCCTCACAATGGTCGTATTCCTAAAGGAGAAAAACTTAAAAGAGTCGTTGAAAGTTTACTAAATCAAGATGATTATGATGCTGTTATTGCTTTAACCGATGTTTATACAGGAACAAATGATTTTCAAGATGCAGCAGATGCTAAAGCTAAAATGAAAGATTGGGTAGGGAATCACCCTAATTTTTATCCCCATGTAGCGCAGCATGATTTTGAAGCTTGGTTATTACCTTATTGGTCAAGAATTAAGGATTTAGCAAAATCTAATAAGTCAGCACCTGGGGGTTTACCTGAACAAGTAAATCATGGAAATCCACCATCATATCGAATTAAAGAAATATTTGAAACAGGTAAATGTCAATGCAGTTATAATAAAATTCGTGATGCTGCCAGAATTTTGAAAAACCAAGATTTGATCGTTTCTGTTAATCAGTGTCCTGAATTAAAGGCATTTATCAATACTATTCTGTCTTTATGTGAGGTTGAGTTAATTCCGTGA
- a CDS encoding sensor histidine kinase produces MHDLKQFTLRDMSECGLALRHLGSKANSMEEASNSIIQYLYDHLIDKQSGERSCALIRFFKTQSYGELTPELQEYTHEILDDHLPEDNLKCLILLATIGQLPEWNSRHQSEKHKVIPLFSEEMIARIPMIFQLIQQLGLNLGTVIRPDPNLLTDLEQRMYNVFYVPDALDSPYIPSQTSFVIPYNIKSVVGFGGLLPSGNIFVILMFLKVEVPRISIDFLRPLALNVKMAILPFENNRIFMGYEQSRVNEKPVTTTDNKAFEYLNSQIATLTQLLDVSEQSTISQSDRLEQTNTYLQETLQQLQSTQIQIVHNEKMSSLGQLVAGIAHEINNPVNFLHGNLQYAMDYTHLIVQIIQKYQDYYPDPPKEIQKLIQDNELDFLTKDLAKLLNSMMLGTKRIAEIVKSLRNFSRLDEAEIKEVHIHEGIDSTLMILEHRLRARDHRYPQIQIIKEYNKLPLIECCPGRINQVFMNIITNAIDALQDGSKSWFIDNNQLEQPNHLLPAIRIRTEVIDQEWVAISIADNGCGMNEKVCARLFEPFFTTKPVGKGTGLGLSISYQIIVEKHSGQISCISEPGEGTEFLIKIPVKSKKP; encoded by the coding sequence ATGCATGACTTAAAACAATTTACTTTAAGAGATATGTCAGAATGTGGTTTAGCTCTGCGTCATTTAGGCAGCAAAGCTAACAGCATGGAAGAGGCAAGTAATTCTATTATCCAATATCTTTATGATCATTTAATTGATAAACAGTCTGGAGAAAGATCCTGTGCGCTTATCCGTTTTTTTAAAACTCAATCCTACGGAGAACTCACACCAGAATTACAAGAATATACACATGAAATATTAGATGATCATTTACCAGAAGATAATCTCAAATGTTTAATATTATTGGCAACTATTGGGCAACTACCAGAATGGAACTCACGACATCAATCTGAGAAACATAAAGTAATTCCCCTCTTCAGCGAAGAGATGATTGCTCGCATACCTATGATTTTTCAACTTATCCAACAACTAGGACTAAATCTTGGCACTGTAATCCGACCAGATCCAAATTTATTAACTGATTTAGAACAGCGAATGTATAACGTCTTTTATGTTCCTGATGCTTTGGATAGTCCTTATATTCCTTCACAAACATCATTTGTAATTCCGTATAATATCAAATCTGTAGTTGGCTTTGGAGGATTATTACCTTCAGGCAACATATTTGTAATTCTCATGTTTTTGAAAGTTGAAGTTCCTCGGATAAGTATCGATTTTTTGCGTCCGTTAGCACTAAATGTCAAAATGGCAATATTACCTTTTGAGAATAACAGAATTTTCATGGGTTATGAGCAATCTCGTGTTAATGAGAAACCGGTCACGACAACAGATAATAAAGCCTTTGAATATCTCAATTCACAAATAGCGACACTAACTCAGTTATTAGATGTATCAGAACAATCTACGATTAGTCAATCAGATCGTCTTGAACAAACAAACACCTACCTTCAGGAAACTTTACAACAACTTCAATCAACTCAAATTCAAATAGTCCATAACGAAAAAATGTCTAGCTTAGGACAACTAGTTGCTGGTATTGCCCATGAAATTAATAACCCTGTTAATTTTCTTCATGGTAATCTTCAATATGCTATGGACTATACTCATTTAATAGTACAAATTATTCAAAAATATCAAGATTATTATCCAGATCCTCCCAAGGAAATTCAAAAATTAATTCAAGATAATGAATTAGACTTTCTGACTAAAGATCTAGCTAAACTTTTAAATTCCATGATGCTAGGAACAAAACGAATTGCTGAGATAGTTAAATCGCTGCGAAATTTCTCTCGTTTGGATGAAGCAGAAATAAAAGAAGTCCATATTCATGAAGGTATTGATAGTACTTTAATGATTTTAGAACATCGCTTACGAGCTAGAGATCATAGATATCCCCAAATTCAAATTATTAAAGAATATAATAAATTACCTTTAATAGAGTGCTGTCCTGGTCGAATTAATCAAGTTTTTATGAATATCATTACTAATGCCATTGATGCATTACAAGATGGTAGTAAATCATGGTTTATAGATAATAATCAACTAGAACAACCCAATCATCTATTACCGGCTATTCGCATTCGCACTGAAGTAATTGATCAAGAATGGGTGGCAATCAGTATTGCTGATAATGGTTGTGGGATGAATGAAAAAGTATGTGCAAGATTATTTGAACCTTTTTTTACTACTAAACCAGTGGGTAAAGGCACAGGCTTAGGTTTATCAATCAGTTATCAAATTATAGTCGAAAAACATAGTGGGCAAATTAGCTGTATTTCTGAACCAGGGGAAGGAACAGAATTTTTGATTAAGATTCCTGTAAAGTCTAAAAAACCCTGA
- a CDS encoding glutathione S-transferase family protein, whose product MCQILLRKFFLPTSAVIFTFLPIQPLQALPLLQSDFTQLSESSQKPTKPTKLQLYGGPQTRTPIIQWYLEELGVSYDYISLNIGANEQRQPEFLAINPMGKVPAIVDGDLKLWESGAILLYLAEKYQQMPNSLAERAKIEQWVIFANATLAPALFSADKREKEMPILLTPLNKILQQKQFLLGEKLSVGDIAVASYLHYAKVLLSLDYRQYPSVVAYLERIAARPAFKNTLGKR is encoded by the coding sequence ATGTGTCAAATTTTGTTGAGAAAATTTTTTCTGCCTACTAGTGCAGTTATTTTCACTTTTCTGCCAATCCAACCGCTTCAAGCTTTACCACTGCTACAAAGTGATTTTACACAACTTTCTGAATCTAGTCAAAAACCTACAAAACCAACTAAGTTACAACTCTATGGTGGACCTCAAACACGAACCCCTATTATCCAATGGTATTTAGAAGAATTAGGGGTTTCTTATGACTATATTTCTTTAAATATCGGGGCTAATGAACAGCGTCAACCTGAATTTTTGGCTATTAATCCTATGGGTAAAGTGCCGGCAATAGTAGATGGTGATTTAAAACTATGGGAATCTGGGGCAATTCTACTATATTTAGCGGAAAAATATCAGCAAATGCCTAATTCATTAGCAGAGCGTGCCAAAATTGAACAGTGGGTAATTTTTGCTAATGCTACCCTTGCACCAGCTTTATTTTCAGCAGATAAACGCGAAAAGGAAATGCCAATTTTACTAACGCCACTTAATAAAATTTTGCAACAAAAACAATTTTTATTAGGTGAAAAACTGAGCGTTGGAGATATAGCAGTTGCTTCGTACTTGCATTATGCAAAGGTGCTTTTATCGCTCGATTATCGTCAATATCCTAGTGTTGTTGCATATCTTGAGAGAATAGCAGCAAGACCCGCATTTAAAAATACTCTAGGAAAGCGGTAA
- the modB gene encoding molybdate ABC transporter permease subunit produces MPQDLSPLWISLKTSFLATFITFFLGIGAAYWMLGYKGKGKSIIEGIFVAPLILPPTVVGFLLLLFFGKNGPVGKLLEPFDLTIVFTWYGAAVAATVVSFPLMYKTALGAFEQIDGNLLRVGRTLGAKELTIFWRVSLPLAFPGIFAGATLAFARALGEFGATLMLAGNIPGQTQNIPMAIYFAVEAGDMNEAWFWAIAIMVISLSGIILTNFWLELKQRRRHNDKKGQKEVENHAVSAPTKSPTSGLFLDIEKRLASFHLQVAFNTDNQPLGLLGSSGAGKSMILRCLAGIETPTKGRIVLNGKVLFDSEKGINVPIRDRHIGFLFQNYALFPHMTVAQNIAFGLPKGNMRLEVEQQLLAMQLQGLGDRYPHQLSGGQQQRVALARALASQPEALLLDEPFSALDTHLRSQLEQQMTETLADYPGVTLFVTHNMEEAYRLCPNLLVLEQGKEAHHGSKYEIFQHPATVNVAKITGCKNFSRAVFVSSQQVEATDWGCHLEVVESIPNQLSHIGIRAHQISFTNNPNQSNTFPCWLVRTSETPHRMTLFLKLHSPANNPHDYHLQAEVYKEKWVTIKDKPFPWYVHLDPLRLMLMEE; encoded by the coding sequence ATGCCACAGGATTTATCACCCCTCTGGATATCGCTGAAAACTTCATTTTTAGCGACCTTTATCACTTTCTTTTTGGGTATCGGTGCTGCTTATTGGATGTTGGGATATAAGGGTAAAGGCAAATCTATAATTGAGGGTATTTTTGTTGCACCGTTGATTTTACCACCGACGGTTGTGGGGTTTTTGTTGCTGCTATTTTTTGGGAAGAATGGCCCGGTTGGTAAACTCTTGGAACCGTTTGATTTGACAATTGTGTTTACTTGGTATGGTGCGGCTGTAGCGGCAACGGTGGTTTCATTTCCACTCATGTATAAAACTGCATTAGGTGCTTTTGAACAAATTGATGGGAATCTGTTGCGGGTAGGGAGAACTTTAGGCGCTAAGGAATTAACAATATTTTGGCGGGTTAGTTTGCCTTTGGCGTTTCCTGGCATTTTTGCAGGTGCAACTTTAGCTTTTGCCCGTGCTTTGGGTGAGTTTGGTGCAACGTTGATGTTAGCAGGTAATATTCCTGGACAAACGCAGAATATACCAATGGCGATATATTTTGCTGTGGAAGCTGGGGATATGAATGAAGCTTGGTTTTGGGCGATCGCTATTATGGTAATTTCTCTGTCAGGAATTATTCTGACTAACTTCTGGCTAGAACTCAAGCAGCGACGCAGACACAATGATAAAAAGGGACAAAAAGAAGTAGAAAATCACGCTGTTTCTGCACCCACCAAATCCCCCACATCTGGCTTGTTTCTGGATATTGAAAAACGACTTGCTAGTTTTCATCTCCAAGTAGCTTTTAACACCGATAATCAACCCTTGGGATTGCTGGGAAGTTCTGGTGCAGGAAAAAGTATGATTCTGCGTTGTCTTGCGGGGATAGAAACACCCACAAAAGGGCGGATAGTTTTGAATGGTAAGGTGTTGTTTGACTCTGAGAAAGGAATTAACGTGCCGATACGCGATCGCCATATTGGTTTTTTATTCCAGAATTACGCGCTCTTTCCACACATGACTGTGGCACAAAATATCGCTTTTGGCTTACCAAAGGGAAATATGCGGTTGGAGGTAGAACAGCAATTATTAGCGATGCAATTACAAGGTTTGGGCGATCGCTATCCACACCAACTTTCAGGAGGGCAACAGCAACGAGTAGCTTTAGCTAGGGCGTTAGCCAGTCAACCAGAAGCATTACTTTTAGATGAGCCATTTTCTGCCCTGGATACACATCTGCGGAGTCAGTTAGAACAACAAATGACAGAAACTCTAGCTGATTATCCTGGTGTGACTTTATTTGTCACTCATAACATGGAAGAAGCTTATCGTCTTTGTCCGAATTTGTTAGTATTAGAACAAGGGAAAGAAGCTCATCATGGTTCTAAATATGAGATTTTTCAACATCCTGCAACTGTGAATGTTGCCAAAATAACTGGTTGTAAAAACTTTTCTCGTGCTGTTTTTGTATCATCCCAACAGGTAGAAGCAACTGATTGGGGTTGTCATCTCGAAGTTGTTGAATCAATCCCAAATCAATTATCTCATATTGGTATCCGCGCCCATCAAATTAGTTTTACGAATAACCCTAATCAATCAAATACTTTTCCCTGTTGGTTAGTCAGAACCAGCGAAACACCTCACCGGATGACGTTATTTTTAAAGTTACATTCTCCTGCTAATAATCCCCATGATTATCACTTGCAAGCTGAAGTTTATAAGGAAAAGTGGGTGACAATTAAAGACAAACCTTTTCCTTGGTATGTACATTTAGATCCCTTACGGTTGATGTTGATGGAAGAGTAA